A window from Acidobacteriota bacterium encodes these proteins:
- a CDS encoding uracil-DNA glycosylase, with protein sequence MAKQLATSAADFLPERRTLPSLREAAQHCKGCDLWKRGTQAVFGEGSPGAEVMLVGEQPGDQEDLQGRPFVGPAGKLLDRALEAAGIDRDDVYVTNVVKHFKWEPRGKRRIHKKPSGMQIAACRPWFDEEVRVVKPNVVVCMGATAAQALLGRTFKVTQERGRVISGQGGLRFVATVHPSSILRAPDDETRHAEMARFIDDLRVVAGQITGHRRAA encoded by the coding sequence ATGGCGAAACAGCTTGCGACCTCCGCAGCCGACTTTCTTCCTGAACGCCGAACGCTCCCCAGCTTGCGCGAAGCTGCACAACACTGCAAAGGGTGTGACCTCTGGAAGCGTGGGACTCAGGCGGTATTCGGAGAGGGAAGCCCGGGAGCCGAAGTAATGTTAGTGGGGGAACAGCCGGGTGATCAGGAAGACCTGCAGGGGCGTCCATTTGTTGGGCCGGCGGGGAAGCTGCTGGACCGCGCTCTCGAGGCTGCGGGAATCGATCGCGACGATGTTTACGTAACCAACGTCGTAAAGCACTTCAAGTGGGAGCCTCGCGGCAAGAGGCGCATTCACAAGAAGCCCAGCGGGATGCAAATCGCAGCGTGCCGGCCGTGGTTCGATGAGGAAGTACGAGTCGTCAAACCCAACGTAGTGGTTTGCATGGGGGCAACGGCCGCGCAGGCGCTCTTAGGCCGAACTTTCAAAGTCACTCAGGAGCGGGGAAGAGTGATTTCCGGCCAGGGCGGGCTACGTTTTGTCGCCACGGTCCATCCCTCTTCGATATTGCGCGCACCTGATGATGAGACGCGTCATGCGGAGATGGCAAGGTTCATAGACGATTTGCGGGTTGTG